The DNA region CTCTAATAAATTAAATCCTTCTACACCTAATGTAGGACACGTTGGATTACCACCAGTATTAGAACTGTACTCATCAAAAGAAGATCCTGGAGGAATTATAATTACTGTAAATGACTGTGTTCTATCAGAACCATTCATACCGGCAGCAGAAGAATCTGGATCAACTCCATTTTCAAACAATCTTAATCCATCAACACAACCTCCATCTGAAGCAGTAAAAGTTAACCAAAGTGTTGGTACACCTGGTTGTACAACTCCTATCATAGAATTACCACCAACATCAGAAAATGTAAAAAAATCACTTTCTGGTTGTGCTGCAGGACTAGTTATTTTATTTGATTGAGTATAAGAGCCAATAGTCTGACTTGTTAAGGTTAAAGTTCTGCTAGTATTAGTTGGTGCAACAATTGTAAATTTAGAAGTTCCAGTATTTGTAACTGGTGGCGTTGGAGCTATATCTCTTGTGATATAAATTTCATACTCCATTGTAGAATTATTCCACTCTAAAGAATAGTCTATATTCTGAGCAAATAAAAAATTGGTAGCTACTAATGCTAAAAAAAGTAAAGTTTGTTTCATTTTGAAATTTTAATTTAGGTTAAATA from Mesoflavibacter profundi includes:
- a CDS encoding T9SS type A sorting domain-containing protein, encoding MKQTLLFLALVATNFLFAQNIDYSLEWNNSTMEYEIYITRDIAPTPPVTNTGTSKFTIVAPTNTSRTLTLTSQTIGSYTQSNKITSPAAQPESDFFTFSDVGGNSMIGVVQPGVPTLWLTFTASDGGCVDGLRLFENGVDPDSSAAGMNGSDRTQSFTVIIIPPGSSFDEYSSNTGGNPTCPTLGVEGFNLLEFSMYPNPTTNYVNLSFSNASKNIDIAVYDVLGKQVFSKQKAELIDSSFTLDVSNYNNGLYFVKINSEGKTITKKLIKK